TACTTGATCGGGTTCGCCCGGCTCGACGATCCGCAGCACCAGCGGAGCAGCCGCAGGGACCTCTTGAGGCAGGGGGGGATGGTCCAACACGGTGTCCTCGAGGGGTTCGAGTGGCAAAGGCAAGAGCTCGTCGTCGTGCGAGGCCGGTTTCGGAGGTATTGGGAGGGTCTGATCATCCTCGCCGGCGGGGAGCCGTGGTCCCTTGGGGCCGAGTTCCTCGATCAGGATCTCGATGAACCGTTCATCGATTGCTTCGGGAGGCGTCGAGTAGGAGACCATCGCAGCACCACCATGCACAAGCGAATAGGTCGACGTCAGAACAGCTTACCACAAGTGACAGCGGTATGGGAAGGTCCGCCGCAGGTATCTTGTGGACGCAGCCCTTCGTCGGTAGACTCCGTCGGGAACGCCGGCGGGCCAAGTGAGCATCGCCGGACCGGCGGTCTTGGCGCGGCGATCTCATTGCGGAGTGGTCGGCCCATGAACTCAGGATCCATGTCGTCACGGTATGGTTTGGGAAGTAAAGATGGGGCCCCGAGGGCGCGGTGTGCCGGTCGGCTGTTTGTGAAGCGGGCTGGGCGAGCGTTCGGGATTGTTGTGCTCGGGGTTTGCCTGGCTTCGGTCGGTTGTTCGCGGCAGGCCAAGCGTCAATGGAAGTACCGCTCTCTGGAGACGGCCATGGAAGCGGCGTTGCCTGAGGACCTGTCCAGGAGCAACGCGGATGATCGCCGGGAGGCGGTGGCCCGGCTGGCCGAAAGCGGGGACTATGCCCGCCCGGAGGTCTTCCATGTACTCGACGCGGTCGCCCGCACGGATCCGGTCAGCCAGATTCGGTGCATCGCCATTCGCGGCTTGGCTCGCTACAAAGACGATCGGCCGGTCGGAACGATGCTCGCCGTTTTGCAGGCGGCGAAGCCCGGTGACAAGGCCGTTCCGGCTGACGATGACGTGCGGTGGGAGGCGTTGCATGCCCTTGCCGAACTGGATCAG
This DNA window, taken from Phycisphaerae bacterium, encodes the following:
- a CDS encoding FHA domain-containing protein, with product MVSYSTPPEAIDERFIEILIEELGPKGPRLPAGEDDQTLPIPPKPASHDDELLPLPLEPLEDTVLDHPPLPQEVPAAAPLVLRIVEPGEPDQVVKLAGNAIGIGRSRINTVVVRCPRVSRKHLRVWMEAGAVWVEEMTGNHIMSVNGVRMPRARLQLNDEVQVGSVKLFVESQESGESQ